A genomic segment from Necator americanus strain Aroian chromosome III, whole genome shotgun sequence encodes:
- a CDS encoding hypothetical protein (NECATOR_CHRIII.G11289.T1) — MSQCARTAPTERLNPRTCCSMSTFCNLLSLCSISYAYAHPPTRKEIKFKQVSERPAITTNQSADNVAQVILTTKPGSQPVQKSAGPFTFVREKDLHEIVNHHPDRLPLAVYKIITKFTNTKLDLKKIVMENNLMSLKGCEKYSAWLGNPRCFETHQSMAKVQNDVFCDIHRSSLHNTYQLFVSYVATSQQNFTIPQQHNHQRE, encoded by the coding sequence ATGTCACAATGTGCCCGAACAGCACCAACAGAACGTCTAAATCCGAGAACGTGTTGCTCAATGTCAACTTTTTGCAATCTTCTTAGCTTATGCTCAATTAGCTATGCTTATGCACATCCACCCACGAGAAAGGAGATCAAGTTCAAGCAAGTTTCTGAACGACCTGCTATCACCACTAATCAAAGCGCTGACAATGTTGCACAAGTGATACTTACCACAAAACCAGGCTCACAACCAGTGCAAAAATCAGCAGGACCGTTTACTTTTGTGCGAGAAAAAGATCTGCATGAAATCGTCAACCATCATCCAGACCGCTTACCCCTTGCCGTCTACAAGATAATTACAAAGTTTACCAATACTAAGCTGGATTTAAAGAAGATAGTCATGGAAAACAACCTTATGAGCCTAAAAGGGTGCGAAAAGTATTCAGCGTGGCTGGGCAACCCTCGCTGCTTCGAAACTCATCAAAGTATGGCGAAAGTGCAAAATGACGTCTTTTGTGATATCCATCGATCATCCCTTCATAACACATACCAGCTATTCGTAAGTTATGTAGCTACTTCACAACAAAACTTCACCATTCCACAACAACATAATCATCAACGCGAATAA
- a CDS encoding hypothetical protein (NECATOR_CHRIII.G11290.T2), with product MVICTYNTRTLASGAAIKDLMMQAGKIKYDAIGVTETRRRYPLNALYESGEEQFLGTSNARRVDIKLTEVSQEYKMPLCLTFINLKAFDSVEREAIMEALDNRLYSSRHPYSARKGTTTMYTNLVTGISPFYKNIIIDVKRGVRQGGTISP from the exons ATGgtgatctgtacttataacacacgtacgcttgcatctgGAGCGGCCAtcaaagatctgatgatgcaagccgggaagattaagtacgacgccATCGGagtgaccgagacgagacgacgctACCCTCTCAACGCCTTATATGAATCCGGAGAGGAACAATTCTTAGGAACGAGCAACGCTAGACGAGTTG ACATCAAACTCACCGAAGTATCGCAAGAGTACAaaatgccgctctgtctcaccttcatcaacttgaaggccttcgactcagttgagaggGAAGCGatcatggaagccttggataACCGTCTCTATTCATCAAGGCATCCCTATTCAGCACGTAAAGGTACTACGACGATGTACACTAACTTAgtgaccggaatttcgccattttacaagaatatcatcatcgacgtgaagagaggggtccgACAAGGTGGAACAATTTCACCTTAA
- a CDS encoding hypothetical protein (NECATOR_CHRIII.G11290.T1) encodes MVICTYNTRTLASGAAIKDLMMQAGKIKYDAIGVTETRRRYPLNALYESGEEQFLGTSNARRVGRVGQHKSGKEQRLFPTT; translated from the coding sequence ATGgtgatctgtacttataacacacgtacgcttgcatctgGAGCGGCCAtcaaagatctgatgatgcaagccgggaagattaagtacgacgccATCGGagtgaccgagacgagacgacgctACCCTCTCAACGCCTTATATGAATCCGGAGAGGAACAATTCTTAGGAACGAGCAACGCTAGACGAGTTGGTAGAGTTGGTCAACACAAATCTGGCAAAGAACAGCGACTCTTTCCAACAACTTAA
- a CDS encoding hypothetical protein (NECATOR_CHRIII.G11291.T1) translates to MYLAVLLAFLSISCRASFVGHSPPNSPLTGRHALGESIEYNGSGESSKEPVLESIVTKRGVDPLSIPQLIREPPLKRGDKRDSYVYPSTSSKLSDRVPLREPPLKRQEYFELSNLFSPSEKIMEWQDTTDENSGEDFRDENANIFVLPSSKQSSWYYRENLDEPPMKRRSSIVPLSLLSFPSRQMRSFSNSKPLSLTKLWR, encoded by the exons atgtaCTTGGCAGTGCTTCTGGCATTTCTGAGCATTTCTTGCAGGGCATCATTCGTCGGACATTCGCCGCCGAACTCACCACTTACAG GCAGACATGCGCTTGGAGAATCGATCGAGTATAATGGATCAGGGGAGAGTTCGAAAGAGCCCGTCCTGGAATCAATAGTGACAAAAAGAG GTGTTGATCCTCTTTCCATCCCGCAGctgatcagggaaccaccatTGAAAAGGGGTGATAAACGAGACTCGTACGTATATCCCTCCACTAGTTCCAAGCTATCGGATAGAGTCCCACTAAGAGAACCACCACTCAAGCGACAGGAATACTTCGAgctttcaaatcttttttcacCCAGTGAGAAAATAATGGAGTGGCAGGACACAACCGACGAGAATAGCGGCGAAG attttcgtgACGAAAATGCAAACATCTTTGTGCTCCCGTCTTCAAAACAATCTTCGTGGTACTACCGAGAAAATCTTGATGAGCCGCCGATGAAGCGCAGATCCTCCATAGTCCCCCTTTCTCTCCTCAGTTTCCCCTCAAGGCAAATGAGGTCATTCTCTAACTCGAAACCACTTTCTCTTACCAAGCTGTGGCGCTAG